Part of the Candidatus Brocadia sinica JPN1 genome, CGGTATGAAATGTAAAAACCAGCAAAAGATGCGATAACCCCAATGATTGATGAAACGATGCAGAAAAGAGGGACACCGCGCGTGACCATTCTCGCTGCAACTGGCGGTATCAATAAGAAGCCAAATATAACCAGTGGGCCGACGGTCATAACTCCGAAGGATATAATGATACCGATAATAAGATAAAGCATGATGTCCCATAGGATAACCTTTTTCCCAATGGTAGTCGCCATATCAATGTCATATGATACCAATACAAAATTACGATGAAAACCGATTAAAACAATAAAGATCGTGCCGTAGATAGCAAGCATTGACCATAGATAAATATCCGGGATAGAAATAATCTCTCCCGTAAGCATGGAAAGCACTTCTGATTTTCCATAAGGATTCCAGGAAACAAACAATATAGAAACCGCTCCTGCTATCGCATAAGTAAACCCAATGCGGTTTTCAGTGAATCCTTTCCGCCTTCGTTCGAGAATGGCCAAAACAAAAATGGTAATGAGCGTAAAGACTACAGAACCTGTCAATGCCATGACTTTTTCGGATTCCATATGGTAGAAAAAATGCCATCCAAGGGTATGTAATAGAAATGCAAAGGCGACACCTGCATTTGATACCTGAGGCAGGGCTATACCCAAGAGAATCATACGACGTAGCACAAAAAAAATGCCTACTTGTGGACACACAACCCCCACGATCAACCCTGCATAAAAGGCGTTTCGTAAAAGAAAATGTGGACTAAGTATCTCTAAAAGTTGTTCCATTTATAAATTACCCTTAAGTTGGTATTTCATCGATCCTTGATAAAGAAATTATCTCTTCCAATGAGCCAAGTACTACTTTATAGTGATGGATATGGATTATTTTTTTTACCCAGCTTGGAATATGATGAACCTCATGGGTAATCATCATAATCGTTAATTGGCGCTTTTTGTGCAGTTCAGAGATAAGTTCTATGATCTTTTTTTGAGCAAGGACATCAAGCCCTGTAATTGGTTCGTCAAGCAGCAAAACATTTGGTCTTGTTGCCAGTGCCCGTGCTATAAGTATACGCTGTTTCTGTCCCCCGGACAATTCGGAAAAAAAATCCTTTTTTAACTCCAGCATCCCAACATCTTTCAAGCATTGTTCTACCAAGGAACGATCGGTTTTGGAAGTGGGATAAAATGGTTTGCTCTGCCCGAAAGTGCCCATCAATACCACTTCTTCCGCGGTAAATGGATATATTTCGTCTAAGTGTTGACGCTGTGGTACATAACCAAATCTTGGAGTATAATCGTCACCATAAGCGATAGTTCCATGAATAGGAGGAATAATATGTAGAATAGTCTTAAACAGTGTGGTTTTACCACACCCATTTGGTCCGAATAAGACGGCGAATTCACCCTTTTTTAAAGAAAAATTAATGTCACGAAGAATAGTATTTCCACTATATCCAATAGCTACGTCTTTTAAGGTAATACAGTTTTCAGTATTCATACCAGGTCAGGATTTGGTTTTGAGTGCCATTACAATCTGATTAATAGTATAATCAAAAAGGGATAGGTAGTCTTCTATTTCTTTTTGACCTCCGACCATAATCGGTAAAACAACAACCTTTGCCCCTGTCCGTTCAGCAACAAATTCTGGGATTTTGCGTTCACGAAATTGTTCAATAAGAATAAGTTGAACCCCTTCATTTTTCATCATGGGAACAAGGTTATTTATATGAGCGGGGGAAGGAGGGATTCCCGGTTTGGGTTCAAGCGCTCCCGCCACATTCAAACCAAATCTCTGTGCAAAGTAAGGAAATGTCTTATGATATGTCACAATTTTTGTACCGCGAAAGGGTTCTAACATTTTTTGCCACTCGGAGAATTTTTGATCCAGTCTCTTTGTAAAATCCTTTAAGTTGTCCTTGTAGTAGTTACAATTTGTTGCATCGATTTCGCATAACCGATCGCAAATGTGTGTTGCAACAATCTTTCCGTTTAGTGGATCCAGCATAAAATGGGGGTTACCAAACGGATGAATATCTCCCGCGGCGCGGGTGACAGAAGGATCGGGCACTTCCAACGTTTGAATTCCCGTTGATGCGATGAGATAGCCAGGATTTCCAACAAGGATCTTTTGGTTCCGTGCACCGATAACTAAGTTCGGCAGCCAGCCGATTTCCAACTGCAAACCTCCCTCAATAAGCATGTCCGCCTTGTTGAGCTTAACAATAAAACCGGGCTTTGCATCCACAAAGTGGGGATCTTCCGTAGGTTTTGCAATATTGGTTACTTCCACTTTATCCCTTCCAATTTCCTTGGCCAGGGAGCCCAGATCAGAAGTCGTTGCAACGATATTCAATTTTGCATGGGCAACGGATACCCAACTCAGTGCGAATAACAAGGATAGACATAATTGGTATTTTATTTTCATAAATTATACTCCTCTTTGCAAAGCGAACATAAAGGAATTTTCCTTTTGGACTCAAACCAGCGGTTAGAGATACCTAAAAGGTACAATATATAGGTTGTAGTGGGAAAACTTGCAATTTAAATTTAGGCTTTGTGACAGGATCGCTTGCCCTAACCCATCCTACGCATTTTTTTATCTTTAATCTTTCTCTGCGCCCTCTGTGGTTAACAGTTTTTAAAATTTATGTGCCCCGTGTGAACCCAGTAAGAATTCAAATTGTAAAATTACTGAATGCTCCGAACTATCATTTCCCAGTATATCATCATAATTATATTGTAGCCTGATCTTCGAAAATTCCGATGGATAAAACGTGAGATTGGGCGAAAGCCGCCAGCGTTCAAACCCTAAAGGATCTGTTGCTCCCTGATCTCCATCCACATAATCTCCCCGGAGTCCAGCTACCCATCGTTTTTTAAATCCCCACAGAATCTGAGAATACGCACCCCAGTTATCCAGCACTTCATCGGGGAGGCCGGCATTTATGTCTTCACCGGCCTCAAATCGCCTGCCCATAACTTCTGTTTGCCACGTTACAAAGGGGAAGCCTCCCGCAGCATATTTTGATTTCCATTTCCAGAACATATCGAGGCCATAAATGATGGTGTCTTTATCCGTTCCCGTAGAATTTGGCCCAAAGGCCGCCGAGGCACCCAATAAAATGGTCTGTTCCTCTGTCAGATCAAAAGAGGTTGCAATACGGGGAACATAAAGCAGGTCTTCCATAGCGCGCACACGCGTCTCGACTGCCTCACGACCGAACAGTCCCATCCCATCTTCCTCAAATCTGAAGCTGCGTACCGTTTCTCCCTGGCTATCCTGCACGGTAAAGTATAATTCCGTATAGTTGCTCGTGGGGGCCAGCCATGAAAGACGAGCGCCAGGATTTCTCAACCCATCAGGACTTAAAAATCTGCCATTGACTAATGGTTGGTCTGCAAAATCCCATACGTGGGGATGGAATTGGTTCAGCCTTCCGAATTCCGTAAAAAAGGTACCTGCTTTTACCTGTAAATTCAGAGGTAATGACATTGAAGTCAGGTAGGCTTCTTCCACCTCCAGAAATGATTCTCCATCTTTATCGATTTGAAAAATAATATTAGATTGCCCCCTGAAATAAGGATCCACTGCCCCCTCAAATACAACTTCCAGGTTTTGTACGGTAAATCCACGTTGTATGGGGTCGTGTCCACCCGTTTCAAGAATTTCCAAATCTTCCGCGGTAGAACCTGCCGCAGCAAATAACCCATCAAAGGAGATATTCGCGTAGCTCCTTCCCAGGCTCCATAAAGTGATAGGTTGTGCAGGGGACCATGTACTGGGTTGTAATCCTACAGGTTGGTTAGCTGCAGTTGTATTCAGCGGTGGTGAAATAGACTCTGCCATTGTTTGAGGTGACGAAGGAGGGGTTGTAATCGTTTCCGTCTGTGGCAGCATGGGTTCTTCTGTCACAGAAGCCTCCGGGGTTTTTGTATCCACCTTAGCAGTAGTTAACCTCTCCTCTCCTAATGGTATTTTTTCTTTTTCGAGTGCTGCTTTTTCTTCCTCAAGGATGGCGATTTTATCTTGCATTTCCTTAAAACGGCTATCATAATCCCGTTTCATATTTACAAGCAGCTCCTTCATACCCTGCAGTTGTCCAACGATCTCATCAAATTCGTCCTTACTAATACTAATTTCTTTTGTACCTTCTGCAGTTTCTTCTTGTCCTTCTGTGATGCTCGGCAGTTGAGAATCTTTGTCGGTTGTTGACGTTACTTCTCCATATACTGTGGGAGGTGTGAACAGCAATTCGCTCCTACTTGCAATGAGTATACATAGGAGTAATATATAACTTAGCAATCTCATACTATTCTCCTGTAAAACGCCTCGAATGTTGCATAGAAATTTCAAACTTTTTGGTAAAGGAAACCGCGACACACCCCCGGCCCCTCTTGATAGAGGGGAGGTTGTAGTTATCCCCTCTAAAAAGAGGGGATAGGGATGTGTAATTGCTTTGAACACAAAGGAATGCATTTTTAGAGAGCGACAATACCTCTCATGTGTACCTTTGTGTTTTAATGGCCTAAATTATTTGGTTAAGCGGAAAAACAGGAGGAAGAGGGAGGTGGACGGATGGTAAATTTATGGATGGATAAAGATGGAAGTATTGGATTGAAATTTCTCGGAGAACTAACGCAGACAAAATCGAATTGTTTATCTACTGTTAAAAATTGTACTGCGGATGATGGGGTCTTCAACCACTGACAGATTTGACATGTTTCGGAGTCGTGTTGATAACCGTTTCTTGAAACCTCAATGTGTGAAGTATGAGAGGTATCAATCGTCTTCCGGGCTACAGGAGGCTGTTTGTGATTACAATGCTGGGTGTTTAAAAAACTATTATGAAAACCTCCGAGTGTTAAACATAACACCAAATAGGGGAGAAGAATCGAAACAAACAGGATATTTGTTCGATTTTTGTTTCGGATAAAATACTTCATTAGTGGCATATGTGCTGGAAGAAAATGTTGTTTTGGCCTTAAACTGATTCAAGGCATGCTAATACCTTTTTCACGGTAAGTCAAGTGAAAATCTAAAAAGTTTTAGGGTTTCCCTCTCAGCATTCTGTTCCAGTAAAACCATGGTAAAAAATATTTCTTGAGCAACCACATGCTGTATCTCTCCTTTGATGGATCCAGAGGAAATGTAGGGGTCGGTTTTTTATTGTAATCAAATTCTGTTAAGAGTAATTTCCCATAGCCGGTTGCTATTGGGCAGGAGCCGTAGCCATTATATTTTGTCGAGTTCGGGATACTACCATCTTTCATATACTGCGATAAATTCTCCACAACTACTGGCGCCTGCTTTCTGACCGCAGCGCACGTATTTGCATTAGGGGTGCCTGATGCGTCCCCCAATCCAAATACATTCATATATCGTTTGTGTTGCAAGGTATCTTTGTCTAAATCAATCCATCCCGCCTGATTTGCCAGGGGACTTTCTTTGATGAAATCAGGTGCTGACATGGGGGGAGTGACATGAATCATATCATATTTCATCGTTACTTCACTTACCGGCTTTCCTTCTGAAATAATCGCTGGCTAAATACATGGCTTTTTGTGCGGCGCCTCCACACTTCATGGGTGTATTTGGCTGAGTAAAAATGGCAGTTCCGCCCTCGAAGTTTTTCATGCATTCATACGTATAGGGAGCAGAATCAGGACTATAATTGCTGCACACACCATTTTTGCCCAGAGATTCATTTAATCCACGAATCTTATGCCAGTTGATCTGAATGCCGGGACAGAGGACTAAATAATGGTACCGAATCTCTTCGCCTGATTTTACTACTACTCTATTTTGATCGGGTAAGAGTTTTGCTGCGGTGTCTTTTATCCACCGGGCATTTGCAGGAATAACATCCCCTTCATTTCTCTCGATTGCCTTTATATTGAAGATACCGGCTCCGACAAAGGTCAGACCGGGCTGATAGTAGTGTTTTGAGGAAGGTTCAATGATAGCAATATCTAAACTGGTATCTTTCCTGAAAAGTGTTGAGGCAACGGTAATGCCTGCCGATCCCCCTCCAACGATTACAATTTGATGATGTCTGATCCCCATACTTTTTCCTTAAAAATCTTTACCTGCGGTTTAGCTTTACAAAGGAGTCAAGTTTTAAAAAGAATTACTGAAACCACAGATTGCACAGATTCCGCAGATAAAAATCTCAATAACCTGTGGAATTTAATGATCCAAAATCTGTGTAATCTGAGAAATCTGTGGTTCCAAATGTTTTTTATTGGTCTGAGGCTTTTGCCGCGCTGGATGTTTAACTCGATAATTCCCTCTTGGTCACGACATCCTGCCTTTCAATATCCACGCAGACAATCCGAGGAATACGAGCGCAAAGAGCAAAAGAACCGCCAGACTTTCTACAGGACGAAATATTTCTGGTTGATGGCCAAGAGAGGTTTTTATGCAATCAACGCTGTAAGTGAGGGGCATGAAGTAAGCTAATGGTTTGACAGTAGCCGGCAGATTGGATACAGGGATAAATACCCCGCTTAAAAAGATCATGGGAAATCTGAAAAGATTTGCAAGGGTCTGTGCCTCGAAAACCTGTTTTACCGTGACAGAGACAAATGCCCCAAGCGCTGAAAATGTGAAGGATGAAATAACCATAGATGAGACGAATACCACAGGATTCGTGATCTGTAAAGGGAATATGAAAGACAGACCGATAAGCATTGCTGTCGTAATGGTAATGCCGAAGAATGCGCCCCCGGCAATCTTCCCGGAGAGAATAACCGTCACAGACACAGGATAGAGCATCAGCCTTTCCAATGCCCCGGTCATCCTCTCGAAGGTGATGACGATCGCCTCCATTCGCATAACCTGTCTGCTTTCTCGATATAGTGTGTAGTGAGAAGTATAGCGATCCCTTTATTTTTCAGGGATTGTATTATTTCCCTTAGCGCCCTTGCACTCATAACATCGAGTCCTGTTGTCGGCTCATCAAGGAATAATACCGACGGGTCATGAATTAACGATGCTGCAAGTGTAACGTTGTTTTACCGGCGCCATTAGGTCCGAGGAGTCCGAATATCTCGTCTTTCTCTATTGAGAAACTTATACCATCAAGGGCCGGGAATCTATCATAACTTTTTGTAAGTTCTCTTACAATGACTGCATCCATGTGTCTTCGTAGTGGAAAAAATTGCCAGAGGCCTGATTTAAATGTTACAAGGAATTTCAATTCTTTTTTCGTTAAGCAATGAATAAACACACCCCTTGCCCAATACTGTTCGGCACGGTGATTGAGAAGTGATCAAGTGGTATAAATAACAGAGTAGTTCTTCAGAGAAGGAGCAGAGAAAAGGAATGGTGAGTCAGTGCTGGGAATGCCCTTGAAAAATGAAGACGTACCTCTCCCTTGAGAGGCAAAAGGCGACACTGTCCCCTATACCGCTATTGTTATTTTTGTTCTTTGGATTTCAGTTTTTCGATATGTTCTATGAGTTCCTCCAGAGTAGCCCAACCCTGAAAGTATAGACAGATCATTTCGAAGGTGCGTTTGGTCGGCTTGCGACCTGTCCATAATCGGATCAGCAGACTGGCAATCAAAGCACAATAGACTTGAATGGTAATCCCATTTTCTGAGTGCGCCAGGAGATGCTTACATCCTAAAACGCATTTAAACCATCGGAAGAAGAGATCGATCTGCCAGCGATACCGATACATGAGCGCGATAAGTTCTGCCGGCAAATCCATAAGGTCAGTAACGATGAGCAAGGTTTTGCCAACCGATGGAGTCCTGAATGTTTTCTTGCTGGAAAGACGAGATTTACGTGAGAAACCTGAAAGTGCTCGTTCATCATGATAGCGAAGCTGTATAATTCTGACAGGTCTTGAGAGCTCATTGCGCGTGTTTGTGCTTCCAAGCCAAACGACCCTGTCAAATTCAATTCCTGCTTTGCGGTCAGTTTCACTCAGGGCACGTTCCTGGATAAGCTTATAAGAGGCATTATCATGAAGTCGCACAAGAAATGAACTGGATCGTTGGAGAATCGTGTTGAGGAAGCGGTACTTTCTATATCCGGCATCCAGGCAGTAGAGTTTGCCAGGCGATAACATGGACTCAAGCTGGGCGATTTCGCTCTTGTTGGCATCGGTAACATGGGCTCCAAGAGGAATACCTTTGAGGATATCGAATTCCAGGTGCATCTTCGCGGCACGGTGGTCTTCGTCCATCCACAATGCCCAGAGCATCTTTGGGAGGGCTTTTATCAAGGTGCCATCGACAGCGACTATTGTCATGTCAAGGTTATTGAAACGCTCTTGGAAGGGAAGTCGGTTTACATCATGTGCGAGTTCATTGATGATATGAGTCAAGAGTTGTGGGTCAAAGACATGATTGGCTTCTGATAAACTACCGAGGCTGGTACGTTTGACACCAAGCTTATCCTGGATATTCTTTAGTGTGCTGGCATGTTGGATTGATCGTAGTCCAGTGAAGGTCGGATTGAAAAAATAGAGTAAAAGGAGACTCGCATAGTGATCGTAATGCAGTTTTCTGTTATGGCAATCTGCATAAGAGTGGAGTTTTTCGAGAAGAGGCTTGAAAGATTTGAGCAGAGAGAGTCTTTGTATCGTGTTTATTTGTTTGATCAAAGTATCAGCACGTGTGTCATTCATATGGGTAATTAATACCACGTGCAGGAGAGGAATGCAACACAAATTATGTCGTAACTATATAATAAGTAATAATTTATGAAAATTCAAAATTTATGACACCAAAAATATTTTCCCTTTTTTCCTGTGAGTTAAGAGACGGAAAAAAGTACTGTTTAAAGAATTCTTTTTGTCATAGGGAATAGAGTGGATTGGAAAAAACCATACATATTTTCACTGGAGATGATTGTGGTGATGGCTTCAGATGTTTATATTCTCAAACACCGTGCCGAACAGTATTGGCCCTTGCCCCTCTCAAGAGGGGAATTTAAGAAGTCCCCTCTTGGAGGGAACCCACCCCCTAGTCCTCTCCAGGGAGGGGATTTAAGGGGTGGGTAAAAAAGTGAAGTAGGATGGGTCAAGCGAAGCAGACCCATCGACTGTTAACTGAGAATATAAGGGGATAAAAAATTTGTCAATGACTTTAGACAAATTATTCTATTTTCTTGGATTTATTTTGTTGCATAAGTATTCCCACGTTTTTCCTTTCCTGAGTCTAATTTGTTATGTCGTAAGACATTATATGATATTTGCGAAATTTAACCACAAAGGAATTTGTTTTGCGCAGTTTGGTTCCATATAATTACATGATTATCCTATAACTTTTCTTTTTTGAAAGGAGGATTATGTATGAAGAAGGGCATTCTCTTAGGTTTTGGTCTTGCTGGAATAGTGGGGCTGACGAATATGGTTTTTCATTCTGTAACCATGGCAGAAGAAGGCAAGCAAGTGCGTGTTAACTTACCCATCAAGAGACTTACCAGCGAGATGGAAAACAGGGTAACGAACATGATCGAAGGGATATTAGAGGGTAATTTGGATTACGTGAAGCAGGAGGCCGGTGCCCTTCCCGACTTGGGCAAAAAGATACTCGATAACTTTTTCCCGAGAGGTCAATGGTTTATGCAAGCAGAAGTCTTGAATCCTGAGGAGACCAAAAAACGAAGAGAGGTTTTTACTTCTTATATGAACAAGATGGATGCACAGGTGAAAGAAATTCAAAAAGCT contains:
- a CDS encoding metal ABC transporter ATP-binding protein codes for the protein MNTENCITLKDVAIGYSGNTILRDINFSLKKGEFAVLFGPNGCGKTTLFKTILHIIPPIHGTIAYGDDYTPRFGYVPQRQHLDEIYPFTAEEVVLMGTFGQSKPFYPTSKTDRSLVEQCLKDVGMLELKKDFFSELSGGQKQRILIARALATRPNVLLLDEPITGLDVLAQKKIIELISELHKKRQLTIMMITHEVHHIPSWVKKIIHIHHYKVVLGSLEEIISLSRIDEIPT
- a CDS encoding AAA family ATPase, whose product is MHDPSVLFLDEPTTGLDVMSARALREIIQSLKNKGIAILLTTHYIEKADRLCEWRRSSSPSRG
- a CDS encoding IS4 family transposase, encoding MNDTRADTLIKQINTIQRLSLLKSFKPLLEKLHSYADCHNRKLHYDHYASLLLLYFFNPTFTGLRSIQHASTLKNIQDKLGVKRTSLGSLSEANHVFDPQLLTHIINELAHDVNRLPFQERFNNLDMTIVAVDGTLIKALPKMLWALWMDEDHRAAKMHLEFDILKGIPLGAHVTDANKSEIAQLESMLSPGKLYCLDAGYRKYRFLNTILQRSSSFLVRLHDNASYKLIQERALSETDRKAGIEFDRVVWLGSTNTRNELSRPVRIIQLRYHDERALSGFSRKSRLSSKKTFRTPSVGKTLLIVTDLMDLPAELIALMYRYRWQIDLFFRWFKCVLGCKHLLAHSENGITIQVYCALIASLLIRLWTGRKPTKRTFEMICLYFQGWATLEELIEHIEKLKSKEQK
- a CDS encoding ATP-binding cassette domain-containing protein — its product is MDAVIVRELTKSYDRFPALDGISFSIEKDEIFGLLGPNGAGKTTLHLQHR
- a CDS encoding metal ABC transporter substrate-binding protein, giving the protein MKIKYQLCLSLLFALSWVSVAHAKLNIVATTSDLGSLAKEIGRDKVEVTNIAKPTEDPHFVDAKPGFIVKLNKADMLIEGGLQLEIGWLPNLVIGARNQKILVGNPGYLIASTGIQTLEVPDPSVTRAAGDIHPFGNPHFMLDPLNGKIVATHICDRLCEIDATNCNYYKDNLKDFTKRLDQKFSEWQKMLEPFRGTKIVTYHKTFPYFAQRFGLNVAGALEPKPGIPPSPAHINNLVPMMKNEGVQLILIEQFRERKIPEFVAERTGAKVVVLPIMVGGQKEIEDYLSLFDYTINQIVMALKTKS
- a CDS encoding ABC transporter permease, with amino-acid sequence MRMEAIVITFERMTGALERLMLYPVSVTVILSGKIAGGAFFGITITTAMLIGLSFIFPLQITNPVVFVSSMVISSFTFSALGAFVSVTVKQVFEAQTLANLFRFPMIFLSGVFIPVSNLPATVKPLAYFMPLTYSVDCIKTSLGHQPEIFRPVESLAVLLLFALVFLGLSAWILKGRMS
- a CDS encoding metal ABC transporter permease — translated: MEQLLEILSPHFLLRNAFYAGLIVGVVCPQVGIFFVLRRMILLGIALPQVSNAGVAFAFLLHTLGWHFFYHMESEKVMALTGSVVFTLITIFVLAILERRRKGFTENRIGFTYAIAGAVSILFVSWNPYGKSEVLSMLTGEIISIPDIYLWSMLAIYGTIFIVLIGFHRNFVLVSYDIDMATTIGKKVILWDIMLYLIIGIIISFGVMTVGPLVIFGFLLIPPVAARMVTRGVPLFCIVSSIIGVIASFAGFYISYRFDLPTGPTDVALLCVILVLLYFGKMLFRFKR
- a CDS encoding cytochrome c, whose protein sequence is MKKGILLGFGLAGIVGLTNMVFHSVTMAEEGKQVRVNLPIKRLTSEMENRVTNMIEGILEGNLDYVKQEAGALPDLGKKILDNFFPRGQWFMQAEVLNPEETKKRREVFTSYMNKMDAQVKEIQKAADSNDEGATLSAVTDLIKKTCLECHKQYLK